Proteins from a genomic interval of Zingiber officinale cultivar Zhangliang chromosome 2A, Zo_v1.1, whole genome shotgun sequence:
- the LOC122040074 gene encoding reticulon-like protein B9, translating into MSPHIIYDSESDELPKAAAATATATSVAASPITNTVIAAAKRRGNRPKRSLHDHLGGGKIADVLLWRNNYLSAGILTGATIVWFMFEVAEYHFLTLMCYTTISAMLVIFIWSNFAVLTDRSPPKIPEIILSEHAFKELTLSLHSKISGFASTLQDIARGKDLKMFLLAIALLWLVSEIGSFCSSLNLLYLSLLCAHTLPALYDRYEDEVKSLAMKGSRDLRVFYETIDSKFLNKIPRGPVKEKFK; encoded by the exons ATGTCACCTCACATCATTTACGATTCCGAATCTGATGAGCTACCAAAagccgccgccgccaccgccaCTGCCACCTCCGTTGCCGCTTCCCCCATCACCAACACGGTCATTGCCGCTGCTAAAAGGAGGGGTAACAGGCCCAAGAGGTCTCTTCATGATcacctaggtggaggaaaaa TTGCTGATGTGCTGCTGTGGAGGAACAATTATTTATCGGCCGGGATCTTAACCGGTGCGACAATCGTATGGTTTATGTTTGAGGTGGCTGAGTACCATTTCCTTACACTTATGTGCTACACCACCATCTCAGCGATGCTTGTAATATTCATTTGGTCTAATTTTGCTGTTCTAACTGATCG AAGTCCTCCAAAAATTCCTGAGATCATTCTATCTGAACATGCCTTCAAAGAGCTAACATTGTCCTTGCATTCCAAGATAAGTGGATTCGCATCTACCCTTCAAGATATTGCGCGCGGAAAAGATCTCAAGATGTTTCTCTTG GCAATTGCCTTACTTTGGCTGGTTTCTGAAATAGGAAGCTTTTGCAGTTCTCTGAACCTCCTATATCTTA GTCTTCTTTGTGCCCATACACTGCCGGCATTGTATGATCGATACGAGGATGAAGTTAAAAGTCTAGCAATGAAAGGGAGCCGCGATTTGCGAGTGTTTTACGAGACGATAGACTCCAAGTTTCTTAACAAGATTCCAAGAGGACCAGTGAAGGAGAAGTTCAAATAA